From Streptomyces durmitorensis, a single genomic window includes:
- a CDS encoding alpha/beta hydrolase yields MPRFIRSAALAAAGVLVAGLAVGCGGSDGEGDRDDARPAPTGPEQSPKPDPSSTLPASLTTQKLDWGGCEATGSDPAPGSEWQCSTLKVPLDYAKPDGETIDVALIRARSTGKGERIGSLLFNFGGPGGSGVSMLPSFADRYDTLRERYDLVSFDPRGVAGSEGVRCRSDKETQASESVDLTPDTPAEEAAYFKDAADFGAGCARDAGKLLGHVSTVEAAQDMNVMRQVLGDEKLHYMGISYGTELGGTYAHLFPKKVGRLTLDAVVDPSADSVGHAKNQARGFQRALENYLKSSGQDPKAGSQKIVRLLKRLDAKPLPGSGDRKLTQSLALTGITVTLYSKQSWPALTRGLEQAEKGDGSALLQLADAYNERDPSGRYSTQSHSQRSISCRDAKARTTPAQAKQQLGEFREISPVFGEFMGWDTAGWCHSWPVAGLHDSPDVSAPDAAPILVVGNTGDPATPYEGARKMADELGKGVGVELTWKGEGHGAYGSGSGCVDDTVNAYLLDGKAPKDGTVCET; encoded by the coding sequence ATGCCGCGTTTCATACGGTCAGCGGCCCTTGCCGCAGCAGGGGTCCTGGTCGCGGGGCTCGCCGTCGGCTGCGGCGGCTCCGACGGGGAAGGGGACAGGGACGACGCGCGGCCCGCGCCGACCGGCCCCGAGCAGTCGCCGAAGCCCGACCCCTCCTCGACGCTGCCCGCCTCGCTCACCACCCAGAAGCTCGACTGGGGCGGCTGCGAGGCGACCGGCAGCGACCCCGCGCCCGGCTCCGAATGGCAGTGCTCGACCCTCAAGGTCCCCTTGGACTACGCGAAGCCGGACGGCGAGACGATCGACGTCGCCCTGATCCGCGCCAGGTCCACCGGCAAGGGCGAGCGCATCGGCTCGCTCCTGTTCAACTTCGGCGGTCCCGGCGGCTCCGGCGTCTCCATGCTGCCGTCGTTCGCCGACAGGTACGACACGCTGCGCGAGCGGTACGACCTGGTGAGCTTCGACCCGCGCGGGGTCGCGGGCAGCGAGGGCGTGCGCTGTCGCAGCGACAAGGAGACACAGGCCTCGGAGTCCGTCGACCTCACCCCGGACACCCCGGCCGAGGAAGCGGCGTACTTCAAGGACGCGGCCGACTTCGGCGCGGGCTGCGCGCGCGACGCGGGCAAGCTCCTCGGCCATGTCTCGACGGTCGAGGCCGCCCAGGACATGAACGTGATGCGCCAGGTGCTCGGCGACGAGAAGCTGCACTACATGGGCATCTCGTACGGCACCGAACTGGGCGGCACGTACGCCCACTTGTTCCCCAAGAAGGTGGGACGCCTCACCCTGGACGCCGTCGTCGACCCGAGCGCGGACTCGGTGGGCCACGCCAAGAACCAGGCGCGGGGCTTCCAGCGCGCCCTGGAGAACTACCTGAAGTCCTCGGGCCAGGACCCGAAGGCGGGCTCGCAGAAGATAGTGCGCCTTCTGAAGCGTCTCGACGCGAAGCCGCTGCCCGGCTCGGGCGACCGGAAGCTCACCCAGTCCCTGGCGCTCACCGGCATCACGGTCACCCTGTACAGCAAGCAGAGCTGGCCCGCCCTGACCCGTGGCCTGGAGCAGGCGGAGAAGGGCGACGGATCGGCGCTGCTCCAGCTGGCCGACGCCTACAACGAACGGGATCCGTCGGGCCGTTACAGCACGCAGAGCCACTCGCAGCGCTCGATCTCCTGCCGTGACGCCAAGGCGCGGACGACGCCCGCGCAGGCGAAGCAGCAGCTCGGTGAGTTCCGCGAGATATCGCCGGTCTTCGGCGAGTTCATGGGCTGGGACACGGCGGGCTGGTGCCATTCCTGGCCGGTGGCCGGGCTGCACGACTCCCCCGACGTCAGCGCCCCCGACGCGGCGCCGATCCTGGTGGTCGGCAACACCGGGGACCCGGCGACGCCCTACGAAGGCGCCCGCAAGATGGCGGACGAGCTGGGCAAGGGCGTCGGCGTCGAGCTGACCTGGAAGGGCGAGGGCCACGGGGCGTACGGCAGCGGCAGCGGCTGCGTGGACGACACGGTGAACGCCTACCTCCTTGACGGCAAGGCACCGAAGGACGGCACGGTCTGCGAGACCTGA
- a CDS encoding lysylphosphatidylglycerol synthase transmembrane domain-containing protein, which yields MIRDQEEATEQQDVHPDESAGTPAAEAHPDTGGHSLKKHEKFEKSGKDEDGRPGAEQDTGASLVRDDCADDEGAHTDRVAGDEPLLAARVHRPSDLMRLLVGILGIVIVLAIAAFAHGTTSGLAQDIDKGTDQAPDLLIKFAGLTASIGVLLVPVAFAIERLVKRDGLRIADGVLAAVLAHGVTLATDLWVAKAAPDSIQEVLTRPSPGDLHALTDPVHGYLAPVIAYMTAVGMSRRPRWRVVLWVVLLLDAFTMLVTGYTTPFSIILTVLLGWSVAYGTLYAVGSPNVRPTGQTLLAGLRHVGFHPVSAAREESTDSEHDRGRRYFVTLEDGPPLDVTVIDREQQAQGFFYRVWRRLTLRGITQRRSLQSLRQALEQEALLAYAAIAAGANAPKLIATSELGPDAVILVYEHTGGRTLDSLPDDVITDELLCDTWRQVQALQSRRIAHRRLAGDAILVDRSGTVILTDLRGGEIAAGDLVLRMDIAQLLTAFGLRVGAERAVATAVDVLGPDSVADCLPLLQPIALTRSTRGTLRKLARERSQREREAVLDASRKDKLARAAEADATAAAEAAETVDGTKGPDRKTVRAEKQAEKQAIDVALDQAREEDLLTQIRHQVLLIRPQAPVEPAQLERIRPRTLISFIAGAIGAYFLLSQLTHVDFNTIIGEAEWGWVLVAVACSALSYFAAAMSLLGFVPERVPFLRAVQAQVAGSFVKIVAPAAVGGVALNTRFLQRSGVRSGLAVASVGASQLFGLGSHIMLLMIFGYVTGTEKTPSLSPSRTVIAGLLSVAVLVLVVTAIPFLRKFVVTRVRSLFAGVVPRMLDVLQRPQKLLTGIGGMLLLTLLFVLCLDASVRAFSTTEMKPLTLASVAVVFLAGNALGSAAPTPGGIGAVEATLTLGLVAVGVPKDVAAPAVLLYRLLTLWLPVLPGWLFFNHLTRKGLL from the coding sequence GTGATACGAGATCAAGAAGAGGCGACGGAGCAGCAGGATGTGCACCCCGATGAGTCGGCGGGCACCCCTGCGGCCGAGGCGCACCCGGACACCGGTGGGCACTCCCTGAAGAAGCACGAGAAGTTCGAGAAGTCCGGCAAGGACGAGGACGGTCGGCCCGGAGCCGAGCAGGACACCGGCGCCTCCCTCGTCCGGGACGACTGCGCCGACGACGAGGGAGCCCACACCGACCGCGTCGCCGGTGACGAACCGCTGCTCGCCGCGCGCGTGCACCGTCCCTCGGACCTGATGCGGCTGCTCGTCGGCATCCTCGGGATCGTCATCGTCCTCGCCATCGCCGCGTTCGCACACGGCACGACATCAGGTCTCGCCCAGGACATCGACAAGGGCACCGACCAGGCGCCCGACCTCCTGATCAAGTTCGCGGGCCTCACCGCGAGCATCGGCGTCCTGCTCGTCCCCGTCGCGTTCGCCATCGAACGCCTGGTCAAGCGGGACGGACTGCGCATCGCCGACGGCGTCCTCGCGGCCGTCCTCGCGCACGGCGTGACGCTCGCCACCGACCTCTGGGTCGCCAAGGCCGCACCGGACTCCATCCAGGAGGTGCTGACCCGGCCCTCGCCAGGCGATCTGCACGCGCTCACCGACCCGGTGCACGGCTATCTCGCGCCCGTCATCGCGTACATGACCGCCGTCGGGATGTCCCGAAGACCACGCTGGCGCGTGGTGCTGTGGGTGGTGCTGCTGCTCGACGCCTTCACCATGCTCGTCACCGGCTACACGACGCCGTTCTCGATCATCCTCACGGTCCTGCTCGGCTGGAGCGTGGCCTACGGAACGCTCTACGCAGTCGGCTCGCCGAACGTCCGGCCCACCGGCCAGACGCTCCTCGCCGGTCTGCGGCACGTCGGCTTCCACCCCGTGAGCGCGGCCCGCGAGGAGTCCACCGACAGCGAGCACGACCGGGGCCGCCGCTACTTCGTCACGCTTGAGGACGGCCCGCCCCTGGACGTCACGGTCATCGACCGCGAGCAACAGGCGCAGGGCTTCTTCTACCGCGTGTGGCGCAGGCTCACGCTGCGCGGCATCACCCAGCGCCGCAGCCTGCAATCGCTGCGCCAGGCCCTGGAGCAGGAGGCACTCCTCGCGTACGCGGCGATCGCGGCCGGGGCCAACGCCCCCAAGCTGATCGCCACCTCCGAGCTCGGCCCCGACGCGGTGATCCTCGTCTACGAGCACACGGGCGGCCGCACCCTGGACTCCCTGCCGGACGACGTCATCACCGATGAGCTGCTGTGCGACACCTGGCGGCAGGTGCAGGCGCTCCAGTCGCGGCGGATCGCCCACCGCAGGCTCGCCGGCGACGCGATTTTGGTGGATCGTTCCGGCACGGTGATCCTGACCGATCTGCGGGGCGGCGAGATCGCCGCGGGCGACCTGGTCCTGCGGATGGACATCGCCCAGCTCCTGACCGCCTTCGGCCTGCGCGTGGGCGCCGAGCGCGCGGTCGCGACCGCGGTGGACGTACTCGGCCCCGACTCGGTCGCCGACTGTCTGCCGCTGCTCCAGCCCATCGCCCTGACCCGCTCCACCCGCGGCACCCTGCGCAAGCTCGCCAGGGAGCGGTCGCAGCGCGAGCGCGAGGCGGTTCTCGATGCGTCCCGCAAGGACAAGCTGGCCCGCGCGGCAGAGGCGGACGCGACCGCGGCGGCGGAAGCGGCGGAGACGGTCGACGGCACCAAGGGCCCCGACCGCAAGACCGTGCGCGCGGAGAAGCAGGCCGAGAAGCAGGCCATAGACGTGGCGCTCGACCAGGCCCGGGAGGAGGACCTGCTCACCCAGATCCGCCACCAGGTGCTGCTCATCCGTCCGCAGGCGCCCGTCGAGCCCGCCCAGCTGGAGCGGATCAGGCCGCGCACGCTGATCAGCTTCATCGCCGGTGCCATCGGCGCGTACTTCCTGCTCTCGCAGCTCACCCACGTCGACTTCAACACGATCATCGGCGAGGCCGAGTGGGGCTGGGTCCTGGTGGCCGTGGCGTGCTCGGCGCTGAGCTACTTCGCTGCGGCGATGAGCCTGCTCGGCTTCGTGCCGGAGCGTGTGCCGTTCCTGCGGGCGGTGCAGGCGCAGGTCGCCGGTTCGTTCGTGAAGATCGTGGCGCCCGCCGCGGTGGGCGGTGTCGCGCTCAACACGCGCTTCCTGCAGCGCTCCGGGGTGCGCTCCGGCCTCGCGGTGGCGAGCGTCGGCGCCTCGCAGCTGTTCGGGCTGGGCTCGCACATCATGCTGCTGATGATCTTCGGTTATGTGACGGGCACGGAGAAGACGCCGTCCCTGTCGCCGTCCCGCACCGTCATCGCCGGTCTGCTCTCGGTCGCCGTGCTCGTGCTCGTGGTGACCGCGATCCCGTTCCTGCGGAAGTTCGTGGTCACGCGCGTGCGCTCGCTGTTCGCGGGCGTCGTGCCGCGCATGCTCGACGTACTGCAGCGCCCGCAGAAGCTGCTCACCGGCATCGGCGGCATGCTGCTCCTGACCCTGTTGTTCGTGCTCTGCCTCGACGCCTCCGTACGGGCCTTCAGCACCACGGAGATGAAGCCGCTGACCCTGGCCAGCGTGGCCGTGGTCTTCCTCGCGGGCAACGCCCTCGGCTCGGCGGCGCCCACCCCCGGCGGCATCGGGGCGGTCGAGGCGACGCTCACCCTCGGACTGGTCGCGGTGGGCGTGCCCAAGGACGTGGCGGCACCCGCGGTGCTTCTGTACCGGCTGCTCACGCTGTGGCTGCCGGTGCTTCCGGGGTGGCTGTTCTTCAACCACCTGACGAGGAAGGGCCTTCTCTAG
- a CDS encoding alpha/beta hydrolase, whose amino-acid sequence MPNLKARAAATVVLLSATLAACGGDGSKDSEASKDTDLSAQELSWKDCPAPAASEGGGEAPSPLPGGAEWQCATMKAPLDWDKPKGDTLDIALIRAAASGEKDRRIGSLVFNFGGPGGSGVTTLPAFGEDYAKLRTRYDLVSFDPRGVGRSAGVECEDDEQLDAYFQEDSTPDDDAERKKLVDNVKSFNGACEENSGEVLPHVRTTDAARDMDLMRQVLGDDKLHYFGISYGTELGGVYAHLFPRKVGRAVFDAVVDPTETAEQGSLGQAEGFQLALDNYAKDCTSKVDDCPVGDTEQDVKDKIAGLLEDLDSKPLPALPPRKLTQTAATNGIAQSLYSKDFWPYLTEGLDQAYDGDGRILMTLSDSMNGRNEDGTYSNIQAANISINCADDKARYTPEYVEKKLPGFREASPLFGDYLAWGMVGCTDWAVDGAAEHPDVSAPDAAPIVVIGNTGDPATPYEGAKKMAQALGKGVGVELTYKGQGHGAYDSKNKCVRGAVNGYLLDGTVPKEGTVCS is encoded by the coding sequence ATGCCCAACCTCAAGGCGCGTGCCGCCGCCACCGTCGTCCTGCTGTCTGCGACCCTCGCGGCCTGCGGCGGTGACGGCTCCAAGGACTCCGAGGCCTCCAAGGACACCGACCTGTCGGCCCAGGAGCTGAGCTGGAAGGACTGCCCCGCGCCCGCCGCCTCCGAGGGCGGCGGTGAGGCCCCGTCCCCGCTGCCCGGCGGCGCCGAGTGGCAGTGCGCCACCATGAAGGCCCCTCTCGACTGGGACAAGCCCAAGGGGGACACCCTCGACATCGCCCTGATCCGCGCCGCGGCGAGCGGCGAGAAGGACCGGCGGATCGGCTCGCTCGTCTTCAACTTCGGCGGCCCCGGCGGCTCGGGCGTCACCACGCTGCCCGCCTTCGGAGAGGACTACGCCAAGCTGCGCACCCGCTACGACCTGGTGAGCTTCGACCCCCGGGGCGTCGGCCGCAGCGCGGGCGTGGAATGCGAGGACGACGAACAGCTCGACGCGTACTTCCAGGAGGACTCCACACCCGACGACGACGCCGAGCGGAAGAAGCTCGTCGACAACGTGAAGAGCTTCAACGGAGCCTGCGAGGAGAACTCCGGCGAGGTGCTCCCCCACGTGCGCACCACCGACGCGGCCCGCGACATGGACCTGATGCGCCAGGTGCTCGGCGACGACAAGCTGCACTACTTCGGCATCTCGTACGGCACCGAACTCGGCGGCGTCTACGCGCACTTGTTCCCCAGGAAGGTGGGCCGGGCCGTCTTCGACGCGGTCGTCGACCCCACCGAGACGGCGGAACAGGGCTCGCTCGGCCAGGCCGAGGGCTTCCAGCTCGCGCTCGACAACTACGCCAAGGACTGCACGTCGAAGGTCGACGACTGCCCCGTCGGCGACACCGAACAGGACGTCAAGGACAAGATCGCGGGGCTGCTCGAGGACCTGGACTCCAAGCCGCTGCCCGCGCTGCCCCCGCGCAAGCTGACGCAGACCGCCGCCACGAACGGCATCGCGCAGTCGCTGTACTCCAAGGACTTCTGGCCGTACCTCACCGAGGGCCTGGACCAGGCGTACGACGGCGACGGCAGGATCCTGATGACGCTCTCGGACTCCATGAACGGCCGCAACGAAGACGGTACGTACAGCAACATCCAGGCCGCCAACATCTCCATCAACTGCGCGGACGACAAGGCGCGCTACACGCCGGAGTACGTCGAGAAGAAGCTCCCCGGCTTCCGTGAGGCGTCGCCGCTGTTCGGCGACTATCTGGCGTGGGGCATGGTCGGCTGCACCGACTGGGCGGTGGACGGCGCCGCCGAGCACCCGGACGTCAGCGCGCCGGACGCGGCGCCCATCGTCGTCATCGGCAACACGGGCGACCCGGCCACGCCGTACGAGGGTGCCAAGAAGATGGCGCAGGCGCTGGGCAAGGGCGTCGGGGTCGAGCTGACGTACAAGGGCCAGGGGCACGGGGCGTACGACAGCAAGAACAAGTGCGTGCGTGGCGCGGTGAACGGCTATCTGCTCGACGGCACGGTGCCCAAGGAGGGCACGGTCTGCTCGTGA
- a CDS encoding ATP-dependent helicase, with protein MSSTSSARHTRHPSHRQVRQGAQGAYRLVRTPPVHVDPPRLDARQRAVVDHPGGPLLVLAGPGTGKTTTLVESVAARIAKGTEPERVLVLTFSRKAAVELRDRMALRIGAANAPQATTFHSFCYALIRAHQDADLFVEPLRLLSGPEQDVAVRELLAGQIDLAGEGRSHVRWPDELRACLTTRGFADEVRAVLARSRELGLGPDALDAFARRAGRPDWGAAAAFLAEYLDVLDMQGVLDYAELVHRAVLLARRPEVARALGAQYDAVFVDEYQDTDPAQVRLLHALAGGGRSLVAFGDPDQSIYTFRGADVNGILEFPDDFPRTDGTAAPVEVLTTSRRSGSGLLAATRLLTRRMPLTRLPAEKVRAHRDLTAVRDGGRVEAYTYPTSGAELDNIADILRRAHLEDGVPWGEMAVLVRAGAHTIPAVRRSLTAAGVPLDIDGDDIALRHEPAVTPLLTALRAVAMGVVDQPSPAGGAGGAGGAGGAGGAGGAGGAGGEAELGAEADPGLDADADADADAGADVGAGADADVDPGAGADPGVGAEPGADPGAGPGPEADAAPEPPAASSTWLDTETALTLLTSPLAGMDAADLRRLGRALRAEERAAGNHLPPPSDELLARALAEPERLVAHDPAYARGAQRLGALLRKARERLAGGGTAEEALWELWDGTPWPRRLERTARRGGAAGRNADRDLDAVCALFAYASRAEERTGGRGALNFLEETEAQDIAADTLTRRAVRPEAVRLMTAHRSKGREWRLVVVAGVQEGLWPDLRRRGSLLEADRIGSDGLAEPLTPGALLSEERRLFYVAATRARERLVVTAVKAPADDGDQPSRFLTELGVEPKDITGRPRRPLSVAALVAELRSTTVDPRVSEPLREAAAHRLARLAALSDADGRPLVPSAHPYRWWGMYEPTASEVPLRDRDKPVVLSGSALDQLANTCSLQWFLGREVKADAPATAAQGFGNVVHVLADEVASGTTPADLAVLMERLDSVWDALAFDAPWKSEQEKGHARVALERFLQWHVTDRASRTPVSTEHDFDVTLEAGPYEVRVRGSMDRVEQDAQGRAYVVDFKTGKQTPTAAEVARHPQLAVYQLALREGAVDDAFEGVRPEAGGAELVQLRQGAAKKDGGETLPKVQAQEPLSGEWVGDLLATAAGKVLDERFSPTTGQHCTHCAFRASCSARPEGRQVVE; from the coding sequence GTGAGCTCCACTTCTTCCGCCCGGCACACCCGGCACCCGTCGCACCGCCAGGTGCGACAGGGGGCCCAGGGCGCCTATCGACTGGTGCGTACACCGCCGGTCCACGTGGACCCCCCTCGTCTTGACGCACGGCAGCGTGCGGTGGTTGACCACCCCGGAGGGCCGCTGCTCGTCCTGGCGGGACCCGGCACGGGCAAGACGACGACCCTCGTGGAGTCCGTCGCCGCGCGGATCGCGAAGGGCACGGAGCCGGAGCGGGTCCTTGTCCTCACCTTCAGCCGCAAGGCCGCGGTGGAGCTGCGCGACCGCATGGCGCTGCGCATAGGAGCGGCCAACGCACCGCAGGCGACGACCTTCCACTCCTTCTGTTACGCCCTCATCCGCGCCCACCAGGACGCGGACCTGTTCGTCGAGCCGCTCCGGCTCCTCTCGGGTCCCGAGCAGGACGTGGCTGTACGGGAGCTCCTCGCGGGCCAGATCGACCTGGCGGGCGAGGGGCGCTCCCACGTCCGCTGGCCGGACGAGCTGCGCGCCTGCCTGACGACGCGGGGCTTCGCCGACGAAGTGCGCGCGGTCCTCGCCCGCAGCCGTGAGCTGGGCCTCGGCCCCGACGCCCTGGACGCCTTCGCCCGCCGCGCGGGGCGCCCGGACTGGGGCGCGGCGGCGGCGTTCCTCGCGGAGTACCTGGACGTGCTCGACATGCAGGGAGTGCTCGACTACGCGGAACTCGTGCACCGCGCGGTGCTGCTCGCGCGGCGCCCCGAGGTCGCGCGGGCGCTCGGCGCGCAGTACGACGCGGTGTTCGTGGACGAGTATCAGGACACGGATCCCGCGCAGGTGAGGCTGTTGCACGCACTGGCCGGGGGCGGACGCTCCCTCGTCGCGTTCGGCGACCCGGACCAGTCGATCTACACCTTCCGGGGCGCCGACGTGAACGGCATCCTGGAGTTCCCCGACGACTTCCCGCGCACGGACGGCACAGCGGCGCCGGTGGAGGTCCTGACGACGTCCCGCAGATCGGGATCCGGCCTCCTGGCGGCCACGCGCCTGCTGACCCGGCGCATGCCGCTGACCAGGCTGCCCGCGGAGAAGGTGCGGGCCCACCGGGACCTGACGGCGGTCAGGGACGGCGGCCGCGTCGAGGCGTACACGTACCCGACGTCCGGCGCCGAGCTCGACAACATCGCGGACATCCTGCGCCGCGCGCATCTGGAGGACGGGGTCCCCTGGGGCGAGATGGCGGTCCTGGTCCGCGCGGGGGCCCACACGATCCCGGCGGTCCGCCGCAGCCTCACCGCGGCGGGCGTGCCCCTGGACATCGACGGCGACGACATCGCCCTGCGCCACGAGCCGGCGGTCACGCCGCTGCTCACTGCGCTGCGGGCGGTGGCCATGGGGGTGGTCGATCAGCCGTCGCCTGCTGGAGGAGCTGGAGGAGCTGGAGGAGCTGGAGGGGCTGGAGGGGCCGGAGGGGCCGGAGGAGCTGGAGGGGAGGCGGAGCTGGGGGCTGAGGCTGATCCTGGCCTCGATGCCGATGCCGATGCCGATGCCGATGCCGGTGCCGATGTCGGTGCCGGTGCTGATGCCGATGTCGATCCTGGTGCCGGTGCTGATCCCGGTGTTGGGGCTGAACCCGGTGCTGATCCCGGGGCTGGTCCCGGTCCTGAGGCCGATGCCGCCCCCGAACCTCCGGCCGCCTCCTCCACCTGGCTCGACACCGAGACCGCCCTGACCCTCCTCACCTCACCCCTGGCCGGCATGGACGCCGCCGACCTCCGTCGCCTCGGCCGGGCCCTGCGTGCGGAGGAGCGTGCCGCGGGGAACCATCTTCCGCCGCCCTCCGACGAGCTCCTTGCCCGCGCGCTCGCCGAGCCGGAGCGGCTCGTCGCGCACGATCCCGCGTACGCGCGTGGTGCCCAGCGGCTCGGTGCGCTGCTCCGCAAGGCCCGTGAGCGGCTCGCGGGCGGCGGCACCGCCGAGGAGGCGCTCTGGGAGCTGTGGGACGGCACACCGTGGCCGCGCCGCCTTGAGCGGACCGCACGCCGCGGCGGCGCCGCCGGGCGCAACGCGGACCGGGATCTCGACGCGGTCTGCGCCCTGTTCGCGTACGCCTCCCGCGCTGAGGAGCGCACCGGCGGGCGCGGCGCCCTCAACTTCCTTGAGGAGACCGAGGCGCAGGACATCGCCGCGGACACCCTCACGCGCAGGGCGGTACGCCCCGAAGCCGTACGCCTGATGACGGCGCACCGTTCCAAGGGCCGCGAGTGGCGGCTCGTGGTGGTCGCGGGCGTCCAGGAAGGCCTCTGGCCCGACCTGCGCCGCCGCGGCTCCCTCCTGGAGGCCGACCGCATCGGAAGCGACGGCCTCGCCGAGCCCCTCACCCCCGGAGCGCTCCTCTCCGAAGAGCGCCGGTTGTTCTACGTGGCCGCCACGCGCGCGCGTGAACGCCTCGTCGTCACCGCAGTCAAGGCGCCCGCGGACGACGGAGACCAGCCCTCCCGCTTCCTCACCGAACTCGGCGTCGAGCCCAAGGACATAACGGGCCGCCCGCGCCGCCCCCTGTCCGTCGCCGCGCTCGTCGCCGAGCTGCGCTCCACCACCGTCGACCCCCGCGTCTCGGAGCCCCTGCGCGAGGCGGCGGCCCACCGCCTCGCCCGGCTCGCCGCGCTGAGCGACGCCGACGGGCGCCCCCTTGTGCCCTCGGCGCACCCGTACCGCTGGTGGGGCATGTACGAGCCGACGGCGAGCGAAGTCCCCCTGCGGGACCGGGACAAGCCCGTCGTCCTCTCCGGAAGCGCCCTGGACCAGCTCGCCAACACCTGTTCCCTCCAGTGGTTCCTGGGCCGCGAGGTGAAGGCGGACGCCCCCGCGACCGCCGCCCAGGGCTTCGGCAACGTGGTGCACGTCCTGGCCGACGAGGTCGCGTCCGGCACGACACCCGCCGACCTCGCCGTCCTCATGGAGCGCCTCGACTCCGTCTGGGACGCGCTGGCCTTCGACGCGCCCTGGAAGTCGGAGCAGGAGAAGGGGCACGCGCGCGTGGCGCTCGAACGCTTCCTCCAGTGGCACGTGACGGACCGCGCGAGCCGCACCCCCGTCAGCACCGAGCACGACTTCGACGTGACCCTCGAAGCGGGGCCCTACGAAGTCCGCGTACGCGGCTCCATGGACCGCGTCGAGCAGGACGCGCAAGGCCGTGCCTACGTAGTCGACTTCAAGACCGGCAAACAGACCCCCACCGCCGCCGAAGTGGCCCGCCACCCGCAGCTCGCCGTCTATCAACTCGCCCTCCGCGAGGGCGCGGTCGACGACGCCTTCGAAGGCGTGCGTCCGGAGGCGGGCGGCGCGGAACTGGTGCAGCTGCGCCAGGGCGCCGCCAAGAAGGACGGCGGCGAGACCCTCCCCAAGGTGCAGGCCCAGGAGCCGCTCTCCGGGGAGTGGGTGGGCGACCTGCTCGCCACCGCGGCGGGCAAGGTCCTCGACGAACGCTTCTCTCCCACCACGGGCCAGCACTGCACGCACTGCGCCTTCCGCGCCTCGTGCAGCGCGCGGCCGGAGGGCCGGCAGGTCGTGGAGTGA
- the moeZ gene encoding adenylyltransferase/sulfurtransferase MoeZ, whose amino-acid sequence MSLPPLVEPASELTVDEVRRYSRHLIIPDVGMDGQKRLKNAKVLCVGAGGLGSPALMYLAAAGVGTLGIVEFDEVDESNLQRQIIHSQADIGRSKAASAKDSVLGINPYVNVILHEERLEAENVMDIFSQYDLIVDGTDNFATRYLVNDACVLLNKPYVWGSIYRFDGQASVFWSEHGPCYRCLYPEPPPPGMVPSCAEGGVLGVLCASIGSIQVTEAIKVLAGVGDPLVGRLMIYDALEMQYRQVKVRKDPDCAVCGPNATVTELIDYEAFCGVVSDEAQEAALGSTITPKQLKEWIDADEKIEIIDVREQNEWEIVAIPGAKLIPKNEFLMGTALESLPQDKKIVLHCKTGVRSAEVLAVLKSAGFSDAVHVGGGVIGWVNQIEPDKPVY is encoded by the coding sequence GTGTCGCTGCCACCCCTGGTCGAGCCAGCATCTGAGCTCACCGTCGACGAGGTTCGCAGGTACTCCCGCCACCTGATCATCCCCGACGTCGGGATGGACGGGCAGAAGCGGCTGAAGAACGCCAAGGTGCTGTGTGTCGGCGCCGGCGGCCTCGGGTCACCGGCGCTGATGTATCTCGCCGCGGCGGGCGTCGGCACGCTCGGCATCGTGGAGTTCGACGAGGTCGACGAGTCGAACCTGCAGCGCCAGATCATCCACAGCCAGGCCGACATCGGCCGCTCCAAGGCGGCGTCGGCGAAGGACTCCGTCCTCGGCATCAACCCGTACGTGAACGTGATCCTCCACGAAGAGCGGCTCGAGGCCGAGAACGTGATGGACATCTTCAGCCAGTACGACCTGATCGTCGACGGCACGGACAACTTCGCCACGCGTTACCTGGTCAACGACGCCTGCGTGCTGCTCAACAAGCCGTACGTATGGGGTTCGATCTACCGCTTCGACGGCCAGGCGTCCGTCTTCTGGAGCGAGCACGGCCCGTGCTACCGCTGCCTCTACCCGGAGCCCCCGCCCCCCGGCATGGTCCCGTCCTGCGCCGAGGGCGGCGTGCTCGGCGTGCTCTGCGCGTCGATCGGCTCCATCCAGGTCACCGAGGCGATCAAGGTCCTGGCCGGCGTGGGTGACCCGCTGGTCGGGCGCCTGATGATCTACGACGCCCTGGAGATGCAGTACCGCCAGGTCAAGGTCCGCAAGGACCCGGACTGCGCGGTCTGCGGCCCGAACGCCACCGTCACCGAGCTCATCGACTACGAAGCCTTCTGCGGCGTCGTGTCGGACGAGGCCCAGGAGGCGGCGCTCGGCTCGACGATCACTCCCAAGCAGCTCAAGGAGTGGATCGACGCGGACGAGAAGATCGAGATCATCGACGTGCGCGAGCAGAACGAGTGGGAGATCGTCGCGATCCCCGGCGCCAAGCTGATCCCGAAGAACGAGTTCCTCATGGGCACCGCCCTGGAGAGCCTTCCGCAGGACAAGAAGATCGTCTTGCACTGCAAGACGGGTGTCCGGTCCGCGGAAGTCCTCGCCGTGCTGAAGTCCGCGGGCTTCTCCGACGCGGTGCATGTGGGCGGCGGCGTGATCGGCTGGGTCAACCAGATCGAGCCCGACAAGCCGGTCTACTAG